One window of the Chitinophaga niabensis genome contains the following:
- a CDS encoding nucleoside recognition domain-containing protein produces MALNYVWIGFFVIAFIVALCKLIFLGDTEIFGLMTKTLFESGKTGAEISIGLVGVMTFWLGIMKIGEKAGMIEKFARFVSPLFSRLFPHIPPKDPAMGSVVMNFSANMLGLDNAATPIGLKAMKQLQDINPEKDTASDAQIMFLVLNTAGLTIIPTSVMAVRLSMGAANPADIFIPTMIGTFISFLSGMIAVALYQRINLFRLPVLVFVGGFVALMYLLYLWMHSMPAEQIATYTAMVGGVLIFSVIVSFLLLGFVKKINVYDAFIEGAKDGFTTAVMIIPYLVAILVGIGVFRVTGCLDFVTDGIAFVVAAMGLNTDFVPALPVGIMKTFSGGAARGLMADLMKPENYGPDSFVGRLGCIMQGSTETTFYILALYFGSVNIKKTRYALACGLIADVVGVIAAIIIGYIFFH; encoded by the coding sequence ATGGCTTTAAACTATGTATGGATCGGCTTCTTTGTGATTGCTTTTATCGTAGCATTATGCAAACTGATCTTTTTAGGGGATACGGAGATCTTCGGGTTGATGACAAAAACATTGTTCGAAAGCGGTAAAACGGGCGCTGAGATCTCTATCGGCCTCGTAGGTGTAATGACCTTCTGGCTCGGCATTATGAAGATCGGGGAAAAGGCAGGCATGATTGAAAAGTTCGCCCGCTTTGTAAGCCCGCTCTTTTCCAGGCTGTTCCCTCATATCCCTCCTAAAGACCCGGCCATGGGTTCTGTAGTGATGAATTTCTCCGCCAATATGCTGGGGCTGGATAATGCAGCCACCCCTATTGGTCTTAAAGCCATGAAACAACTGCAGGATATCAACCCGGAGAAAGACACCGCCAGCGATGCCCAGATCATGTTCCTTGTGCTGAATACCGCCGGGCTTACCATCATTCCTACTTCCGTGATGGCCGTACGCTTATCCATGGGCGCCGCCAACCCCGCAGATATTTTCATTCCCACCATGATCGGTACTTTCATCTCCTTTTTATCAGGGATGATTGCCGTGGCCCTTTATCAGCGTATCAACCTTTTCCGCCTGCCGGTATTGGTGTTCGTTGGCGGTTTCGTAGCACTGATGTATTTATTATATCTATGGATGCACAGCATGCCTGCAGAACAGATCGCTACCTATACCGCTATGGTGGGCGGTGTGCTCATCTTTTCCGTGATCGTGTCTTTCCTCTTGTTAGGATTCGTTAAAAAGATCAATGTATACGATGCCTTTATTGAAGGTGCAAAAGATGGGTTCACCACCGCTGTGATGATCATCCCCTATCTCGTGGCCATCCTTGTAGGTATTGGTGTGTTCAGGGTTACCGGCTGCCTCGATTTTGTAACAGACGGTATTGCATTTGTAGTAGCCGCCATGGGTTTAAATACAGACTTCGTACCCGCGTTGCCGGTAGGGATCATGAAAACATTCAGCGGAGGCGCCGCACGTGGCCTCATGGCCGACCTTATGAAACCGGAGAACTATGGGCCGGATTCATTTGTAGGCAGACTGGGATGTATAATGCAGGGTTCCACTGAAACCACCTTCTATATCCTCGCTTTATATTTCGGTTCCGTGAACATCAAAAAAACAAGATATGCCCTCGCCTGCGGATTGATTGCAGATGTGGTAGGCGTAATTGCCGCCATCATTATCGGGTATATCTTCTTTCATTAA
- a CDS encoding YeiH family protein has translation MNQKKTLHEDWIAVILAFISIALICGGLHPAMPKFEWNDGNTLLAKLTDSGNLGRIGGLFLWVLGSLFIAFLLSGKRISWQLVTGLVAVMAISMFAQVITGNSWVKGLGIEIVLFSLLLGLFISNVLGVPEWLKPVLQTELFIKTGLVLLGSGIIFQELIKGGGLGVMQSIVVVFTVWYFTFWLCKKFKLDDEFRMMISSAVSICGVSAAIATSGAIEGDNKKLSHVISLVLIVAIPMMIFMPYVAVWMDMSPAVAGAWLGGTIDTSGAVVAAGTMLGEEALKYATLVKFSQNVLLGLAAFFISIWWSYSKKETNQPKPGLRTIWDRFPKFVLGFIVVSLIFSFVLPGGLVKEVKGNIKDLQTCFFALAFACIGLETKFTDIFKMENGRPAMAFIIAQVFNILVTLGIAYLVFGGVLFEKP, from the coding sequence ATGAACCAGAAAAAGACATTACATGAAGACTGGATCGCCGTGATCCTGGCATTCATCAGCATTGCGCTGATCTGCGGGGGCCTTCATCCCGCGATGCCAAAATTTGAATGGAACGATGGCAACACCCTGCTGGCAAAACTTACAGACAGCGGTAACCTGGGCAGGATAGGCGGCCTTTTCCTTTGGGTGCTGGGCAGCCTTTTCATCGCCTTCTTATTAAGCGGTAAACGTATCAGCTGGCAACTCGTCACTGGCCTGGTGGCAGTGATGGCCATTTCCATGTTTGCGCAGGTGATCACCGGCAACAGCTGGGTGAAAGGCCTGGGTATTGAGATCGTATTGTTCAGCCTGCTGCTGGGCCTCTTTATCAGCAATGTGCTTGGCGTACCGGAGTGGCTAAAGCCGGTGCTGCAAACAGAGCTTTTCATCAAAACAGGATTGGTGCTGCTGGGCTCCGGTATTATCTTCCAGGAGTTGATCAAGGGCGGCGGATTAGGTGTTATGCAATCCATCGTGGTGGTATTCACCGTATGGTATTTCACTTTCTGGCTCTGTAAAAAATTCAAACTGGATGATGAGTTCAGGATGATGATCTCCAGCGCAGTATCTATCTGCGGCGTATCTGCCGCTATTGCCACTTCCGGCGCCATTGAAGGAGATAATAAAAAACTCTCGCATGTTATATCGCTGGTATTGATCGTAGCCATTCCCATGATGATCTTTATGCCGTATGTGGCCGTATGGATGGACATGTCTCCTGCCGTAGCAGGTGCCTGGCTGGGCGGTACCATTGATACTTCAGGCGCAGTAGTAGCGGCCGGCACCATGCTGGGCGAAGAAGCGCTGAAGTATGCCACACTGGTGAAGTTCTCGCAGAACGTATTACTGGGGCTGGCAGCTTTCTTCATTTCTATATGGTGGTCTTACTCCAAGAAGGAGACCAATCAACCTAAACCGGGCTTACGCACTATCTGGGACCGTTTTCCCAAATTTGTACTGGGCTTCATTGTGGTATCCCTCATATTTTCATTTGTGTTGCCGGGTGGATTGGTGAAAGAAGTGAAAGGCAATATCAAAGACCTGCAAACCTGCTTCTTTGCGTTGGCATTTGCCTGCATAGGGTTGGAAACAAAATTCACAGATATCTTCAAAATGGAGAACGGGCGGCCTGCCATGGCATTCATCATTGCGCAGGTGTTCAATATTCTTGTAACATTAGGCATTGCTTACCTCGTATTTGGCGGCGTGCTTTTCGAAAAGCCTTAA
- a CDS encoding thiamine-binding protein, translating to MHNHTINLALQILPQVAADKVYAVVDEAIAVIHNSGVKYRVCPFETVMEGTYDQLMEVVKQAQEVCFKAGAGQILVFMKIQNNSGGDVSIEDKTGKYD from the coding sequence ATGCATAATCATACAATCAACCTGGCGTTGCAGATCCTGCCCCAGGTAGCGGCGGATAAAGTATACGCCGTTGTAGACGAAGCCATTGCCGTGATCCATAATTCCGGCGTGAAGTACAGGGTATGCCCTTTTGAAACAGTGATGGAAGGTACTTACGATCAGTTGATGGAAGTAGTGAAGCAGGCACAGGAAGTGTGTTTTAAGGCCGGTGCCGGGCAGATCCTGGTGTTTATGAAGATACAGAACAATAGCGGGGGAGATGTGAGCATTGAGGATAAAACAGGGAAATACGATTAA
- a CDS encoding carbon-nitrogen hydrolase family protein produces MAEETIEVRLLTAEDYKDLKESMVSAYSDMQGSYWREGTIQRLIELFPEGQIAVTVNGKVVGCALSIIVDYEKYGDDHTYEQITGYYTFSTHNPKGDILYGIEVFVNPDYRGKRLARRLYDVRKVLCERLNLEGIVAGGRIPNYEKYAEQLTPREYIEKVRDKEIYDPTLTFQFSNDFIVKKILRNYLPMDQASKGFATLLQWYNIYYEKDQDTIRYNKSTVRIGLVQWQMRAYKGIEGMLEQMEFFVDAVSDYEADFAVFPEFFNAPLMLEFNQLGPAAAIRGLAKYTERLRGEFSKLAVAYNVNIITGTMPIVIEEQLYNISYLCRRDGTWDHYIKIHPTPSEVNAWGMKGGSDIHVFDTDCGKVGILICYDVEFPELGRILAKQGMQILFVPFLTDTQNGYNRVRFCAQARAVENECYVAIAGCVGNLPRVSNMDLQYAQSAVLTPSDFAFPVTGVKADATPNTEMIVVADVDLVLLKELHAFGSVQTLKDMRHDLYEVVLKKK; encoded by the coding sequence ATGGCAGAAGAAACGATTGAAGTCCGTCTGTTGACGGCAGAGGATTATAAGGACCTGAAAGAGTCCATGGTATCGGCATATTCGGATATGCAGGGGAGTTACTGGCGCGAGGGTACTATTCAGCGGCTGATTGAATTATTCCCGGAAGGTCAGATAGCCGTAACCGTGAACGGTAAGGTGGTAGGCTGTGCACTGTCTATCATTGTGGATTATGAAAAGTATGGGGATGACCATACCTATGAGCAGATCACCGGGTATTATACCTTTAGTACACATAATCCCAAAGGAGATATCCTTTATGGCATAGAAGTTTTTGTGAACCCGGATTACCGCGGTAAACGCCTTGCACGCAGGCTGTACGATGTACGTAAAGTATTGTGTGAGCGCCTCAACCTGGAGGGTATTGTGGCGGGCGGCCGTATTCCCAATTATGAAAAATATGCGGAACAGCTAACACCCAGGGAGTATATTGAAAAGGTGCGCGATAAAGAGATCTATGATCCTACGCTTACTTTCCAGTTCTCCAATGATTTTATTGTTAAAAAGATACTGCGTAACTACCTGCCCATGGACCAGGCCTCCAAAGGTTTTGCTACGCTCCTGCAGTGGTATAATATCTATTATGAGAAAGATCAGGACACCATCCGCTACAATAAATCGACAGTGCGGATTGGCCTGGTGCAATGGCAGATGCGTGCGTACAAGGGAATTGAGGGTATGCTGGAACAGATGGAGTTCTTTGTAGATGCGGTGAGTGATTATGAAGCAGATTTTGCGGTGTTCCCGGAATTCTTCAACGCGCCCCTGATGCTTGAATTTAATCAACTGGGGCCTGCTGCAGCTATCAGGGGGCTTGCCAAATACACGGAACGGTTAAGAGGTGAATTTTCAAAACTGGCGGTAGCGTATAATGTGAATATCATTACAGGCACTATGCCCATTGTGATAGAAGAGCAGTTGTATAACATTTCCTATCTCTGCCGCAGGGATGGTACCTGGGACCATTACATCAAAATACACCCAACACCCAGCGAGGTAAATGCCTGGGGCATGAAAGGCGGGAGCGACATTCATGTGTTTGACACGGATTGTGGCAAGGTAGGCATCCTGATCTGTTACGATGTGGAGTTCCCTGAACTGGGCCGCATACTGGCAAAGCAGGGGATGCAGATACTGTTTGTACCTTTCCTCACAGATACGCAGAATGGTTACAACCGTGTGCGTTTCTGCGCACAGGCCAGGGCCGTGGAGAATGAATGTTACGTAGCCATTGCCGGTTGTGTGGGTAACCTGCCCAGGGTATCGAATATGGACCTTCAATATGCGCAATCCGCAGTGCTCACACCTTCTGATTTTGCCTTTCCGGTAACAGGTGTAAAGGCTGATGCCACACCCAATACAGAAATGATCGTGGTGGCGGATGTGGACCTTGTATTATTAAAAGAGCTGCATGCCTTTGGCAGTGTGCAAACACTGAAGGATATGCGGCATGACCTGTACGAAGTAGTATTAAAGAAAAAATAG
- a CDS encoding glycosyltransferase encodes MIIQNRDIVIVGLQPWYTKIGSNCKNIALEFAKHNRILYVNSALDRRTVMMSSKDPDIAEHIQISKGNGENLRKVQDNFWNLYPKRILESISFLPFTGAFKLGNRLNNKRFAADIQEAVDQLGFKDILLFNDNDIYRGYYLKEMLKPAKYIYYSRDNLVAMDFWKKHGSKLEPKHIAKADVCVANSLYLTEMLLQYNKNSHYVGQGCDLRLFDPAKALDKPAELVGLKGPVIGYVGALTAMRIDPAILMYISRERPDWNVILVGPEDEVFQQSALHQQPNVHFLGRKDMSALPSFLQHFDVCLNPQLVNPITIGNYPLKIDEYLAMGKPSVATATKTMELFKDYVHLAGSVEEYVPLIEKALQENDPALTAARIAFARSHTWENSVGDIYKAINA; translated from the coding sequence ATGATCATTCAGAACAGAGACATTGTAATCGTAGGTCTGCAGCCCTGGTATACCAAAATAGGGAGCAATTGCAAGAACATCGCACTGGAGTTTGCCAAACATAACAGGATATTATACGTCAACTCAGCATTAGACCGCCGTACGGTGATGATGAGCAGCAAAGACCCTGACATTGCCGAGCATATACAGATCTCTAAAGGAAATGGAGAAAACCTGCGCAAAGTGCAGGATAATTTCTGGAACCTCTACCCTAAACGTATACTGGAATCCATCAGCTTTCTGCCTTTCACCGGCGCTTTTAAGCTGGGTAACCGGCTCAACAATAAAAGGTTTGCCGCAGACATTCAGGAAGCCGTGGACCAACTGGGCTTTAAGGACATCCTCCTCTTCAACGACAATGATATCTACCGCGGCTATTACCTGAAAGAAATGCTAAAGCCGGCCAAATACATTTACTATAGCCGGGATAACCTGGTAGCTATGGATTTCTGGAAGAAACATGGCAGTAAACTGGAACCGAAACATATTGCCAAGGCAGATGTATGCGTAGCCAATTCCCTCTACCTCACAGAAATGCTGCTGCAGTATAACAAAAACAGCCATTACGTGGGCCAGGGTTGCGACCTGCGCTTATTTGATCCGGCAAAAGCCCTGGATAAACCGGCGGAACTGGTTGGGCTGAAAGGGCCGGTGATCGGGTATGTTGGCGCATTAACAGCTATGCGCATAGATCCCGCCATATTAATGTACATCAGCCGGGAAAGACCGGATTGGAATGTGATACTCGTAGGACCGGAGGATGAAGTGTTTCAGCAATCCGCCCTGCATCAGCAACCGAACGTACATTTCCTTGGGCGGAAAGACATGTCAGCACTGCCTTCCTTCCTGCAGCATTTTGATGTATGCCTCAACCCACAGTTAGTGAATCCCATCACCATTGGTAATTATCCTTTAAAGATAGATGAATACCTGGCCATGGGTAAACCTTCTGTGGCAACGGCTACCAAAACCATGGAGCTGTTTAAAGATTATGTGCATCTGGCCGGTTCCGTAGAAGAATATGTGCCGCTGATAGAAAAAGCATTGCAGGAAAATGATCCTGCATTAACAGCCGCAAGGATAGCATTTGCACGATCGCATACCTGGGAGAATTCAGTGGGGGATATTTATAAAGCAATAAACGCATAA